CTTTTTTTAGCTAGTTGCTGCGATTAAAGTTAATTTCGCAACATCATTCCAACCGggaataattgaaatttgttgcCCCCGTTTCTTTGTAACCCTTGAGGAGAGGACCATAACAAACGACCGTGGCTCAACAAGTTCCGGCCAGGATACAGTAAGAGTAACCACCTCAAAATATATAGGAAAggaattcattttatttagcCTGTCTTTTCATTTTGGGTtgggatataattataataaaatactttATTCTTCTGttaatatgaatttataattttttaaacaaattatttgatTACTCTACACAGGAGGTAGGTTTGCAAATAATTACGTGTCAGAAAGAAAGACATTCCATCTCATTAAAAGATGGAAGTatttaacttaaacaaataaaaattgtgGGTGGAAGTCCGCCATGACTGAATTTGATAGACAAGCTACGTACAAAATTTTCTCACAAATAACGATCAGTCATTCATTCTTCCCTTCACAGCTGTGAACCCCCTTCCCTTTTCCAAATTACAATCATCAGTAATACAGCAAACAATAACCTATTAAGCAACAGTAATAGTCTGTGAAGAATATTGAACCCAAACAAATTCCTCCACGTAATTTATACTTGTCTCACACGAGCCTTCACACGTATACACAACTATAGTTGACCAATCCAGAGAATCCACATCGTTCTTTACATTAAAGTAATAAAGCAGCTGAGGCAAGATCTGCGACCAATAAACAATCCAAAATATCAACAAATTTGTTGatacaaatttcaaatgtgAACTCCATGAAAAAGCACATAAAGGAGTGGAACATAGCATGCAAATGTTGagacaaaaattgaaatgataaaGAATTACTATGTActcaaattgtcattttataaaCCCTTTATTTCCTCTCTGTTTCGTTTCCTTCTTCACATTGCAATGATATGAGCTTCAACTGGAACAAAAGAAGGCAAGGGTACACAATAGCGCACCTGGAATTCAAAACACCTAGGACCACCACAGTAACTGCAATTCGGAATATCATTCTTTGTCGGCCGGCCACTTGACATGGGCCATAGGGCTTTAGCACCAACACCCCTACAATACCTGCGAATTTTAGGGGGAAATGTAATAAAGTTCAGGTTGTGAGTGCTTTAGAATCATCAGCATACACTTAAATCTGGAGTATTCAAGACTGGGAAAAATATATGCAAGAGAACCAAAGGTACTGAACTAAGTTTTGCAGGAAAAAAAGTATTCACAATTTCTAGATTTAAGTTCACCAACAACAATATagagttatataatatttatccaTACAAAAATCCACTTTAAAAGCCACAAGTATCTCATTACCTTAAAACTTGCTCAGGAGCTTTGGCTATACGCTCTTGGAAAGAAGCCCAACTCTTTCGGTCACCATCTCCCTAATCAATAACCAAGATTGTATGAGATAAATGCAAGAACTCATAACTTCTGATTATGATATAAATGCATTCAATACCTCGAAGCCGTTCATCAATGACTTCATTGTATCATCCATTGCTGTCTTAGATATCAATGAACCAGCATGTCCATTATCTTCAGACATTTCCATATCATATTCACTTTCATCCTCATTTACAATCTCATACTCTGGCCATAGACTGCTGCTTGCAACTgttccaaaattaaaatattaatcagAAAACCAATCTAGAAACATCATCAAGATAGATAAGCATCTTAGGCTAAAGCAGATCTCAACTTCATATTGCCTGGGGTGTTCATATAGAGGGCatgcaaagaaaaaaatctagaGTAAGAGATTTCTTGCCACTAATTAGGTACATTGAGTCTGAATCATGTCTGACCTCATTCTAACCACCAATAAGTGTGGTCCATAAGAGTAGTAATGTCTACAAAAGAGCACATTTAGAATAGCAAGGTTTCAGGTATGACAAAGACTTCATGATTATCtgatatatacacacataatcATCTAAGGTACTTATATTTTGGCATCTTATCAATAATCAGGTGTATCATGTAAAacttttgtataaatataacaaatagaAGTATTCCATCCAAATAATCTACTAACCTTTCTGTCTCTCGGCTGAAGTGGTTCCACCATTTGCAGAATTGGGGTGAGAAGCAAGGTTCAGCTGCTGACATTCAATTTTATGACCTGATCGCCAGTGCATGACCTTCAAGATCAAGCAAAAAGGGCGAGGGACGGTATAATTATTACTGGAATGGATAAAGAATGTCCACAAAAGGAACAAAATCATTCTAAAACTAATTACCTGGTGCATCTGTGAGCAATAATGAACTCTTCTGCAACTACTACAGACTTTATCTCCCTTCCAGGTACCACACCAATTACAGAGTGCAACTAAACAAagacatgaaaaaaattagaaaatgtaatgaaaaaaCTTCAGGTTTAAAAAAATGTCTCCAAACAAGTTCCAATGCCATAGTAGTGTTCTGACAGACAAAGTACCTAAATACTGACTTAGATCTCTCAAAAGTGTATACTTGTTGAGAGGTAAAAATTTCATGTGGAGGCAAAAGAGGAAATAGTTTAAAGAAGTGGAAACCATCTCCAAACTGTGAATTTTTGTTCACGTATTTTTGGATTTAAGCTCCATAAATTCCAAGCATCACGGATAACCAAATGTGACCTGGATGGTATATAATGGGGCTGAGCAAAGGAACCGGGAAGAACCGGAACCGCTGGGTACCCTGCATTCTAGTTCCTACTTGGAACCAACAGATATAGGGTCGATTCCTGTCCCAAAAGTAGGCGAACCAACTGGTTCTGGTTCCACCACTTTTGCAACCAGGATGGACCTGAGAACCAGAATTATACTAAGGGCACCCGAACAGGtacctttttttaaatttgacctGAAAACGGGTTCCTCGGTGTTATACTATGAAAAGTGGAGTGAATGCTGAACATCAAGCTTGCTTACCAGGTGTAATCATTTATTGGACCGTCCAAAATAGCTTTGTTGTCTTAACAACAGAAGGTGTGAAATAAACCTTTAGAAGAAATTAGAATGACAGAGAGAAGCTTGACAGAATGAAGGATCCATTGATGATACATGGGAGAACAAGGCAACTGACTGGACAAAATcctattatttaaaattttggtagATGACACGCACCTCGAATATTAATTCTGCAAGGCTTAAGAGAAAGCACAAATCCATGTGCAGAGTCAAGAATTTAGCTTTTGGCTTGAATGTAGtccaaaaaattaaaccaataaaattaattgaagacCATCAACTAGaaactctaatattttaaataatatgacCGTCAATCtagaaaacttgagaaatctgAAAAACCTAATAGCCTCTTGCAGAGaaaatcatttgattttgaatccGTAAGGAAACAAATCAGATTTTGAGAAGCTCCAAAGGAAGAATCAGTGAGGATTGATGGAAACCAAAAGAATCCATGTGACACTACCACCAGAAGTAGTCGAGGCCAAAAAGATGATGGAACAAAGGAATTTTGACAAGCTAAATGCCACTTTGCTTTTCAAACGACTGGGAATCAAAGTGCTACATTTCGCTGAGTCTCAGGCATCAATTACACTGCTGTGCAAAGCAGAAATGCAATGAAATTTGGATACCTAAAGCACGTTTCATAAGTGAACAAATATGAAAGAAGTTATAAATGAAAAGTGAAAACATAAACTGTAAAAAACAATCTTGTTTCACTAGTGTTATATAGCATTTCAGGTATCATATATGTAATTAGCATGATACAGTGTGAGTTTTTTATTGGACATTTTGCaaggaaaggaaggagatagggaagaggaagaaaatgggaaaaaaaggaagaagacaGGTGAACAGTGTCAGATACCTGAAACCAAAGCTGACTGGGTAGGATCCTATCCATACAGGTTCTGGTTCCTAAAACTTAAGAACCAGCCAGTTCCAGTTCCGGCTTTTTCAGCGGGGTAAGGTAAAATAGTGTGGTTGACCAATCAAAGAAATGCAAGAAACAAGATAAAATTACAAGACAATAAATTTAGACAAAAATCTACCTCCAGGTGCAGTAGGTTTGTCAGTGCCGTCATATTTTGGGGGCTCTCTTGAATAAAAAGGATTAGTGCAAGGTAACTGGCAACGGAAGACTTTCACACTTCACAAACCATAACAGAATCATAGAATAGGATATAAGTAAACAGAATGAGAAAATGGGATTCCACTCAGAGTATTTTTCTTATAGTTTAACACTTTTtcctataatataatacaaataaaagaagagttaaATTTTGAAGCAATACCTTCGGGATGGCTTCTCTGGTGGACGTTTCCATTGTTCATGTTGATCCCTGAGAAGACATGACATTGACGGACACATGAAAACAAATAACGTACGATGAAATGTTGAATCCTTCTCCATAAAAGGTGCATAAACCTAGGTATTcaagagaaacaaaaagaatttcATATGGCCTATGTAATTTGCTATATTGTAGCATCTAAttaatgaaacaaataaatgaaattaaaccTGAAGCATAAAATGTAACGGTTCTCCACATATATCACAGAGACAGGACCTTCCTGATGGTAAATTAACGGGATGCAACCACgcctaaaataaatgaaaacagaAATACTTATAACATAAACTCGgtataaaataattcaatttgaataatttagaaaatatacaaGAGGTATTACAGGTGGTCCTCCAGCTTTGCTAGGAAATAACTGGCGAAGAAGAGACCAGTGATTTTTTGGCTTCTCGACGAAGCCTAACGTCACTGGCTCTTGTTCTTCGTCTTCTTCATCATCGTCTTCATCAACATCATCGTATTCATCGGCAACAATTTCTTCTTCTGGTTCATCGTCAACGTCAAGAGAGTTGATTTGGAGTCCCTTCAATTTCTCTAAAGGATCTCCCTTGGCGCCACTTTCCATTTTCTTAGGCTTATTAGGTTAGTTTGGGAGTTCAAACTTCAAAGTTAtacaatttcatttaaaattgttcACGGACAAATGAACTGCAAATACACAGGTAAGCTGAGTACAACTTCTCATATAACAGGGGGTTAGGGTTTTGCAAAACCTTAAGAAAGAGGAGGCTGGAGGATGGGCTTGGGTGTGAGTTGGGCCTTTGGCGGGGCTTGAAAAACAGAGCGCGAAAgtaatatatgtttgatttaagtaatattttattaataaaattaatttaatttaaacataaattatttaaaacattattgatataaataattaatttatttgataaaattttataattataaataattattatattttcttaaagataataaataaatattaatatatattttttaaatgtctttatgtataattatttttaaatatttttttatgtttgttattatatcaattaaaaataaagttgttttcatctaaaaaattaataaataaaaatataattataataaaattaaaattattttaataattttttaatatctaatatcTAAGATAGCACATAactattgaaaatattttattatcttataatcatataaaataatattattaataaaataacctttttatatattgaaatataatctttttatatatgGAAACAACCGCACACCAACCAAAtgttaattatgatatattcaACTTTGCTTGATAGcattcatttattataattgattcCTAAAGatgtatattaataaatttatttataaatttggttttatttcaCTGCTAAGGgctgaggaaaaaaaaaaggaaaataaataattatgagatACTCCAACCTTTATTACTATTTAACAAAGATAATACAAAgcactcttaaaaattttactctACACATGTTGTCTTTGATAtgctaattttaatttgaatttaaaaattttgaccctaataaaaataagattattcctcgatataaataaagaaaaaaatgaaaaaaacttttataatcAAAGATAGAGATGTATATGTTTTCTCCttgttttaactttattttcattCTCGTCcctatttttacttataatatttatgatattttaaataattgattaatttaattttatcatttaatatatttattttatgtttaaaaaatatgaaaaaagatTTTTCTCCATATATACAAAGAGAGGAGAGATGaggatgaagaaaaattattctttatagGAAAGAGACAAAAAATCTGTGTTATTCCTATAATAAAAAAGAGGTTAATATCCTTTACAAAAATGGAGatggggatatcaatcccctccccattgtcatccctTGGCTGTTTCAAGGCAAAATACTCTACACACACTGACGTATTTGAACTGGCAATTGACATCCCAACTGCCTAGGCTTATCACAAGGAAGTTTGTTTACATGGCTATCTCTTCTTATATTAGCCCAATTGCTCTCTAAAATCTAACATAACCGTTTCCCAAAGTCTGGCACATGatgtaataattttgaaatagttTTTAAGAGTATAAGCTTTaatgaacatatatattaacataAGAAGCCATTAATTTGTGACTATCAAATTATTTGGAAGTCCATGGTTCTGCACAAATTTATTTTCCAATTTCTCTTAGCATTGACattaatttagatttaataTTGCCACAGGAATTAAGATTTAAGCATCAAAATTCAGTTGACACGACACTTTTTCCTTGCTGTTTGACAAATATACCATtcatattcaaattttgttctttcattCTCTTCCATCATCTCCATTAATAATCCTTGAAGATCCTCCAAGCTGCATCCCttctaacaaaacaaaatgctAAAATGTTAGATTCCACAAATCAGCAGCTAAAGACCATCTCTTGTTGATTGTTGTATACCTGTGGATTCACACTTTCCATCATCAAAGCCATTTCTTGTATGAAATCACAAAACCCCTGTTTCCCACAATTGCAGCATCCGATAACCATcagaataaaaatcaattaatcggTTAAGAAATGAATGAAGGCATGTATGAAACTCACTTCATCCTCATCGTCAGCGACAAGACTCAACAATCCGGCATCATAAATTCTTCTCTTTCCTTCATCTGATAAAACTGTATGATACAAAACACACTAAGGCATCGGCTACAatctctcaaattcaaaatctaaacaaatttaagatttgttttaatatatatacctGCATAAGCCTCTTGTATTTGCTGAAATCGGCATTTCGCTTCTCCAGCAACCAAGGGGTCTTTCATCCATCTATCTGGATGCCATTTCTTCAACATCCaagcaaatataaaaaataataataataataaattaataatctttaacacataattatatactaattaagtaaaaagaaatagaataaTCAATATATCACCAGAGCAAGCTTCCTGTAAGCGGCACGGATTTCGATAGCAGAAGCTTGTTTACGTAACCCTAGCACGGAATAGTAACAAGTTCCGTTGCTGGACATTTGTATAGAGCCAATTATAAAACGAATTGATGTAGCAGGAGTGGTTCTGCCTTGAAAATTTTCTCGACTATTTTAGCGGGCTGCCTTTCTCacctatataaattatatatacagaaaaataaataaaaagcagGTGTTATAGAAGGTTCCAGaggtttcttttaaaattaattcgaATGCTAGTCCACAAATTGCAAGAATACTTGCTTTTATAAAATGAACTTCAAAACATGTGGTGGTCCGTGAGAGGAGTTGGCCCGTGGGTTACGTTAATCCAGGGCGAGTACCCCTGCAGTGcgtattttatttttgggaaaaggactatttcccaccaactTTTGATGTATTCTTAAAATACCACCCacgataaatgaaaaattattttttccactCATGATCAAACTGctgtccaatttttcagttagggacagaagcaaaatcgttattttacttttaaaaccttaaaactttactGTTTCCCCcttccaggttttaaaaattaataactaactcatctttaaagtttgaaaagtttagatttcacccctagggtttgctttcttctttggccaccaccgacgaccTACTCATTCGACTGATCTCTCATCTCcaactacaaaggacgaccTTTCGTAGCCCAGATCTAGATGGCAaagcgtcgtccagatttggaagaacagacgaaggacgacgcttcatcaTCCTTCATCGTCGCGTCTGGAAGATgcaacgagcgacgaaggacaGCGAAacatcgtccttcgtcatctgggtggagcgacgaagagatctctgtctcttcgtcgcattgtgcaacgaagagatctccgtctcttcgtcgcaccgtgcgacgaggagatgaagatctcttcatcgcaccaggagaaggaggaggtcggagACGACGttgggagatgaagttgaaaaatggGGGTAAAACTGGTAGTTTTGAAAGTTACGGGGGGCAactacattttgaaaaatatagaaacttaagtttgggggtgaaaatgttagttttcaaaacctaaagggggtgaatggtaaaaccctcacgTCAATTTTGAGACGAATTTGATAGATTAAATTGAgaagtatttttgtcatttcatctaataagggtaaaatgtattttacccttatacaaacagatattattcatattaatgGCTCATGGATGAGAAAAATGGTTTTTCATCTGTCATGGATGCATttaagaacgcatcaaaagttgggtgggaaatagtccttctcccttattttttattttctctagtTTGGTTTTTGATGGGAACCTGAAGGCtactaatcttttattttttccaattaacaAGCTGAAATTTGTTCTAAAGAAATAAATAGGATTCACCTTGCCGCTCTCCTGAAACTTTATTTCACtgcaattttcattttaatttcttacaTTTTGTAATAATCCGCAAAATACTTGAATAAAGGCAGaaagtagaaaaaataaaaataaaaagagataaaaagcTCAAACCAATAAGCCCATTTTGGTGTTTCATTccgttaaaaataaaagtggaaatataaacaaaaactcTCACCAAAACCAAGCCCAGTCAGGATACATCACAACTCGCCACTACACATATAAAGAGCAACCGGATTTATTGCTgcatttttactataatattataacatttacaataaaaataatgaacaaaacaaCGAACCTTTCTCTCcaaagaattgaagaaaatcAAAGACGATAAAAGAATCGCCATGTAAACGTGGGTAAGACACTCCTATTTTCTATTTCCAGTTTTTCGTTTCCCATCTGCAGAAGCAGGCTGCCTCCCACCTCGGTGTAAAGGGACACCAACCCCATTTGCTAGTTTTCTTGAAGAAGGTGAAGGGCCTAGCATAGGATTTAGGTTCCTGCAACAAAGTTAGCAAATTAGAAAACAGTTTCAATTTGTGAATTCACCAACTGTAACAACCGCATTGGTATTATAATCTATAATTACCTCATTTCTGGGAGCTTTGCTCCTGTTAAATTTTGCTTTTTGGTTTTTGACTCAACCCCATTGGTTATGCTTGCAAATTTGGACTGATTATATTGCCAAAGCAAATCAGGTTCAGATGAATCACTGGTAGCAGCATCAAGATCATCTAGATCGTCTGAAGTGGCAACATTGAACTGGTTGCTTCCCATGAAGAGTTGTTCCGGATAGATTTTGGAAGAATCTTGGAGATATTTCTGGTAAAAGACATCAGGTGAATGCCCATTATCTGCTTCCCAACATCCAAGAGAGTTTTCAACTCTATTTACAATTTCTTGCTTGTTAACCATCACTTTATCTACCCATTCACCTGAGCCTATTTCTTTCTCATCCTCCCCATAATTTTGCCCTGGACTAACAACTGGAGGCCATGGAGGTGAATTCGCCAATAGCTCATCAAGATCATAGCTCTGCCTCCTTTGCCTTGATGCAGAGTTGGTTTGAACCTGCAAAGTCAGATTTGATTCTGAAGAGatcaaaactaaataatttgaaaaatattactgaattaaattaaattaaatttcgtATGATTGTAAAGCTAATCTTTTAAAGATCACAATCTCTAGCAGACACTTCGATGATCAAATGCCGTTAATAAATATTTccctaaataaaattatgtgaaataatATGAGCTGCCCTCATTACAAGATTAGTTATGGCCATTACACTCTAATGTtagtaaattttgaatattatttttccaTCATTAATATGCAAgatcaataaactaaaaaattataggaAAATGGAAGTACCTCTACATCAGCCATGGCTTGCCGATAGATGTTTTGGTCACCCAACTCACTAGTTTTTGTTCTATACCTTTCAGAGCTGCCAGAGATTGAATGTTGGATGTGATCTTGATCTCCTTTCCTGCTAATGCAGCCTTAAGACTTGCAAtctgaaagataattaaaattcttcaacaaaaagaatttaaattatcttaGTAGTATAAAAAAGGATATAAAAGGTAATTAAGAGCAAAAACCTGTTCTTTCAGCTCTTTAACATCTGAACTATCTTTGTTCACTCGAGCAGCACCAAGTTCAACAGTGGCAACCCTCTCTGCGAATTTAAGTGTACTTATTGTTTCACCAATGGCATCAGGTCCAGGGCTTATGTGAACAAACATTAGTGTCTTGGCTTGCCCCCCTAAAAAATGAAACCCCAAAAGAGGAGTGATTATGatgtcagaaaaaaaaaaacaaaaaagaaatgttgTTCTTTGCACAATTAACAATTCTATTTTCATTAAGTTACCGAGTGAATCTTGAAGCAACTGTGTGAGTTTGCTGTTTCTGTATGGGACATGTGGGTTCTTTTGTGCAAGAGAAGAGATAACATCTCCTAATGCTGACAAAGATTTGTTAATGTGCTGTGCCTCTTTCAGTCTATCTCCAGTCACCTCGGATTTGTTTACCCTTTCACTTCCTGCCAGATCAACCAGATGCATGCATCCACGATATGATGTTCCAGAAGTCAAGTCTCTGCCTTGAACATGCACGGTCAAGCAACTGCAAAtagataacataaaaattagTCCCAAGTGAAAGATAATCCTAATAATCATGCAAAGAGAGAGACAAATAGTTACCTATGAGAGCGACTACTACGATCATTCAGGGCTGTTGCACCGACTGCACGGTTCTTTTGTCCAAGGTTCATTAGATCAATAACATCAGCTGTTGATGAAACAGGAATAAGGCTCGCATCTGGTACATTAAGGCCAGTTTGAGAACTGTTACGAATGTCTAATGTAGCAATAGATTAAGGAAAAAACCTAGGGGATAAAAAAAGTGTCAGAGAACCTATGTAGAATCAAGCAACAACACATTTGCTCAGATTGTCATAAGTTACAACTTTTGAGCTGTAGATTGCTCAACATTTGTAACTTATACAAAGATTTTCATATTGACCTGAGaagcaaaatcaaataaaaaggaTATCTTTTGTTACTCCCATCAGTAACAAGCAGGTCCCTGACTTGCTCATTATAAATCTCCAACATCTGAACAGCAATGTTATAGCGGAACATATCCTTTCTCTGGTTTGCTAGAAGAAACAAATCACCTAATGCTCTGTAATTAACACCTTGACTTTTCTCATTGAGCTCCTTTGGACCACTCTATATTGCAAACAGGAAGTAAAAAAAATCggaattttatcaaacattattacagatatcatattttttaatatctctcAAGTAAATCTTACCATAGTAAAAGTTTTCCCTGATCCCGTTTGACCATATGCAAATATACAGACATTGTATCCATCAAGAACTGATCGGATCAGTGGCTGCATATCAGAGAAAACCTCCGCTGGAATGTGACATTATAGCAATCTGTAAGTAAGCTTCAGAATATAGCCAATCTAGAAAGGCTAATATTGAAGGAGTGAGAACCCTAGATGTACTAACCCTGTGTTGCAGATGGCCCAAAAACTTTGTTAAAGCTAAAGGACTTGCATCCTTTACCATACCTAGATGGTGTGTTAATTGCAATATTCCCCTCTTCTATATAATCAACAGTGCTCATATAATTTGACTGTCCAGATAAGAATGGTCTCACTCGACAGTAGACACGGATACTTCCTAGGAAAGAGTAATAGAAGAACAATTAATCCATTGAAGTTATTGAAAGCAAtagaaacacaaacaaaaatctTTGCACTACCAGTTTCTTACCCTTGAGGTCCTGCACCTCATTGTATAGCTTGCGATTTTCCTCAAGAACTCTGTGATAACCAGAAGCAGCATGAGCTAGACCATGAATGTGCATACCTATGAAGaaagacaaaatttaataacCATGAGACAATCAAtcctttttcctttaattaaatCCCCAGCTCACCCTGTCCACAAATACCACcactcttaaaataaaaaagaaattaatatatatagtatatataaaCCCCTACCGAGATTTCTGAACTCCTCATGGAATTTCATTTGCATAAACTGCATACCAGCTTTTGTAGTATGAATGTTATGCTTTAGTtcctaaaaaaatgtataaccATAAATTCACTAATTGATTAAGGAAACATCTCAAAGAAAAGAGAAGGACATAGATATGCATCTAAACTTTATTCTACCTGAATGTCTCTTTGTTGCTGATCAAAGATAATTTGCTGTTTTAGAGACCTCTTTTTTAGTTCCTCATCAGGAATGTAATTTTTACGGAAGCATTCCTCTTTCTTCGTcactttgaaatttttgtctTCTAGCTGAATCATCatagaaagattttttttttttaaaaaaaaggcaTAAGAAATTTGAGTTACATGTTTGTTGATGATAGTAACCAGATCACAAGGTAAAGATCAACAAATCACCTTTTTATCGACAACAGCAGATTTCTGCACAGACTTGCCATACGCAGCAGCAATATCTTTTGGAGATGTTTTCTGCttcaatttatagaaaaaaaaagataattaataagataaatctaTATTCTAGAATGAATTCATAgactaaaaaaatattcactTGTTCATATTGGCTTGCAATGCGATGCTCAAATTCCTCCACTAGCTTGCTGAGCACAGATTCCACCAACTATAACAGCAAAAGATGACATAAATAACTAGCATCTGCAACaatactaaattataaacaATTATAGTAGCAGTAGCTCTACATGTTGTGGTTTAATGGGACAAACACATTATAAA
This sequence is a window from Mangifera indica cultivar Alphonso chromosome 5, CATAS_Mindica_2.1, whole genome shotgun sequence. Protein-coding genes within it:
- the LOC123217503 gene encoding chaperone protein DnaJ-like isoform X2, with the protein product MSSNGTCYYSVLGLRKQASAIEIRAAYRKLALKWHPDRWMKDPLVAGEAKCRFQQIQEAYAVLSDEGKRRIYDAGLLSLVADDEDEGFCDFIQEMALMMESVNPQGCSLEDLQGLLMEMMEENERTKFEYEWYICQTARKKCRVN
- the LOC123217503 gene encoding chaperone protein DnaJ-like isoform X1; this translates as MSSNGTCYYSVLGLRKQASAIEIRAAYRKLALKWHPDRWMKDPLVAGEAKCRFQQIQEAYAVLSDEGKRRIYDAGLLSLVADDEDEGFCDFIQEMALMMESVNPQKGCSLEDLQGLLMEMMEENERTKFEYEWYICQTARKKCRVN
- the LOC123215636 gene encoding programmed cell death protein 2-like, translated to MESGAKGDPLEKLKGLQINSLDVDDEPEEEIVADEYDDVDEDDDEEDEEQEPVTLGFVEKPKNHWSLLRQLFPSKAGGPPAWLHPVNLPSGRSCLCDICGEPLHFMLQVYAPFMEKDSTFHRTLFVFMCPSMSCLLRDQHEQWKRPPEKPSRSVKVFRCQLPCTNPFYSREPPKYDGTDKPTAPGVALCNWCGTWKGDKVCSSCRRVHYCSQMHQVMHWRSGHKIECQQLNLASHPNSANGGTTSAERQKVASSSLWPEYEIVNEDESEYDMEMSEDNGHAGSLISKTAMDDTMKSLMNGFEGDGDRKSWASFQERIAKAPEQVLRYCRGVGAKALWPMSSGRPTKNDIPNCSYCGGPRCFEFQILPQLLYYFNVKNDVDSLDWSTIVVYTCEGSCETSINYVEEFVWVQYSSQTITVA
- the LOC123215466 gene encoding LOW QUALITY PROTEIN: kinesin-like protein KIN-14I (The sequence of the model RefSeq protein was modified relative to this genomic sequence to represent the inferred CDS: inserted 1 base in 1 codon) yields the protein MAGEGTLSFSLASVVEDVLQQHGNRLRNFDLESRKAEEAASRRYEAAGWLRKMVGVVAAKDLPAEPSEEEFRLGLRSGIVLCNALNKIQPGAVPKVVESPEAALIPDGAALSAFQYFENVRNFLVAVQELGLPTFEASDLEQGGKSARVVNSVLALKSYSEWKQTGGNGIWKFGGNIKSTTLGKTFVRKNSEPFTNSLSRTSSMNEKALNSHSSDLDSNKMSSSASLSMLVRAVLSDKKPEEVPILVESVLSKLVEEFEHRIASQYEQQKTSPKDIAAAYGKSVQKSAVVDKKLEDKNFKVTKKEECFRKNYIPDEELKKRSLKQQIIFDQQQRDIQELKHNIHTTKAGMQFMQMKFHEEFRNLGMHIHGLAHAASGYHRVLEENRKLYNEVQDLKGSIRVYCRVRPFLSGQSNYMSTVDYIEEGNIAINTPSRYGKGCKSFSFNKVFGPSATQAEVFSDMQPLIRSVLDGYNVCIFAYGQTGSGKTFTMSGPKELNEKSQGVNYRALGDLFLLANQRKDMFRYNIAVQMLEIYNEQVRDLLVTDGSNKRLDIRNSSQTGLNVPDASLIPVSSTADVIDLMNLGQKNRAVGATALNDRSSRSHSCLTVHVQGRDLTSGTSYRGCMHLVDLAGSERVNKSEVTGDRLKEAQHINKSLSALGDVISSLAQKNPHVPYRNSKLTQLLQDSLGGQAKTLMFVHISPGPDAIGETISTLKFAERVATVELGAARVNKDSSDVKELKEQIASLKAALAXKGDQDHIQHSISGSSERYRTKTSELGDQNIYRQAMADVEVQTNSASRQRRQSYDLDELLANSPPWPPVVSPGQNYGEDEKEIGSGEWVDKVMVNKQEIVNRVENSLGCWEADNGHSPDVFYQKYLQDSSKIYPEQLFMGSNQFNVATSDDLDDLDAATSDSSEPDLLWQYNQSKFASITNGVESKTKKQNLTGAKLPEMRNLNPMLGPSPSSRKLANGVGVPLHRGGRQPASADGKRKTGNRK